In a genomic window of Wyeomyia smithii strain HCP4-BCI-WySm-NY-G18 chromosome 1, ASM2978416v1, whole genome shotgun sequence:
- the LOC129721516 gene encoding cilia- and flagella-associated protein 45, whose amino-acid sequence MASYVMVWPKQEYQTLKTKAKLKTMDQQLAEFKRNELEKKNMLDESERRKKELQDIDRGHQTKCGTSGDIPDTEFDGSARKITDRAFIAKQEQEEEVKRANRIILAAKCHIIRDAQIAEKQEIERELKAEELRLEKMMLEENEKALREEEKKRQQNKLETVQNAEQIRKQLLFKEREKYKTAERIEEEARVLKQAQLAISIEEKRKEKEKADRRIQIRNDLKKAYELSAHYKQLEFEEQRIAELKVQEYTRQRNERQMKLLMEKKISEDVKERKQDRMLKIQQKLLATKSAKNDMDLRRGQEQVEREFRRREKEVARKKRKMEQHIADARAAQLEAVKTERAMQIARDEQDHRKSVEKFKQEEQREEENKRKKQQHREKYRADIIRQIDQKEKELRELERAAKKEHAAMQEAAKKREQLIISTIANKIKIMNESRVPARFITDLERQLKLIKVD is encoded by the coding sequence ATGGCCTCGTACGTTATGGTATGGCCAAAGCAAGAATATCAAACGCTTAAAACCAAAGCAAAGCTAAAAACAATGGATCAACAACTGGCGGAGTTCAAGCGTAATGAGttggagaaaaaaaacatgttggATGAATCGGAGAGGCGAAAGAAAGAGCTGCAGGATATCGATCGTGGGCATCAAACCAAGTGCGGAACCTCAGGGGATATACCGGACACAGAGTTTGACGGTTCGGCTCGTAAAATCACTGACAGAGCCTTCATCGCAAAACAAGAGCAAGAGGAAGAGGTCAAACGTGCTAACAGAATAATATTAGCCGCTAAATGCCATATCATACGGGACGCGCAAATAGCTGAAAAGCAGGAAATAGAACGGGAGCTAAAAGCGGAAGAGTTACGACTGGAGAAAATGATGCTGGAGGAGAACGAAAAGGCGCTGAGAGAAGAGGAAAAAAAGCGACAACAGAACAAATTAGAAACTGTTCAGAATGCCGAACAAATACGAAAGCAATTGTTGTttaaagaaagagaaaaatataaaactgcGGAGAGAATCGAAGAAGAGGCTCGTGTGTTGAAGCAAGCTCAGCTTGCCATATCCATCGAAGAGAAGCGCAAAGAAAAGGAAAAAGCTGATCGAAGAATCCAGATCCGTAATGATTTGAAGAAAGCCTACGAACTATCGGCTCACTATAAGCAGCTGGAATTCGAGGAACAACGAATCGCAGAGCTCAAAGTTCAGGAATATACCCGACAACGTAACGAGCGTCAGATGAAACTgttgatggagaaaaaaatatccgAAGATGTTAAAGAGCGCAAACAAGATCGAATGcttaaaattcaacaaaaactgctcGCAACTAAGTCAGCCAAAAATGACATGGATTTGCGCAGGGGCCAGGAACAAGTGGAACGCGAGTTCAGACGGCGTGAGAAGGAAGTTGCACGCAAAAAACGTAAGATGGAACAACATATTGCCGATGCACGTGCCGCACAGCTGGAAGCTGTGAAAACCGAAAGAGCTATGCAGATTGCTCGAGACGAGCAGGATCACCGCAAATCGGTGGAAAAATTTAAACAGGAGGAACAGAGGGAGGAGGAAAATAAGAGAAAAAAGCAGCAACATCGGGAAAAATACCGGGCAGACATAATACGACAAATCGATCAAAAGGAGAAGGAATTGCGCGAACTGGAACGAGCTGCAAAGAAGGAACACGCCGCTATGCAAGAGGCTGCGAAGAAACGAGAACAGCTAATCATCTCAACAATCGCtaacaaaatcaaaataatgaatgaaaGTAGAGTTCCGGCGCGTTTTATAACAGACCTGGAGCGACAATTGAAACTTATTAAAGTAGATTAA